In Gemmatimonadaceae bacterium, the genomic stretch ATCGATCACCCCTCCGTGTTGTCCACGAACACCAGCGATCCCGCCACGGCGACAGACTCCCCCGCACCGTCATGCACCCGGAGGCCACCCGACGGTGTGATCCCGGCCACGACACCCGCCAGCGGCGACGACACCCGCCGACCGGTCGCGACATCCCGTGCCGCATACGTCGCCAGTTCGGCGGCGTCCAGCGCACCGTCTCGCGCCGCCGCACCCAGCACCGCGCGCACCACGGCCACCAGCACATCCGCCCGCGTCACCTGCGGGCCCAGGCTCGCCGTGACGAGACCGTCGCCGTGCGGCGTGGGTGCGGTGACGTTGACGCCGACGCCCACCACCATCCACTCGAGCGAATCGCCACGCCACCGCGCCTCGGTGAGCACACCGGCCAGCTTGCCGCCGCCAGCGAACAGGTCGTTCGGCCACTTGAGCCCGATGCGGACGTCGGCCAGCCGCTCGAGTCCATCCGCGAGTGCGATTCCCACCCGCAGCGGCAACACGCCCGGGGGCGCTCCATCGGACCGGCGAAGCAGCACACTCGCCCAGACCCCCGCCGCCTCGCCGGACACCCATGCCTTTCCGCTGCGTCCGCGGCCCGCGGCCTGAGCCCCTGCCACCACCACGCTGCCGTGCGGCGCGCCGTCAGCGGCAAGTGCGTGGCAGAGATCCATCGTGCTGCGACACCGGTCCACGACCAGCAGCGACGTCGCGCCGCTCCGACCCAGGATCACGTCGCACGCAACCCCATCGTACGACGCGAGCGACGCCGGGACCGGCATCACCCGTTGCGCGAGTACAGCAGGACCAGCACCCCGATGCCGAGCACCCACCGGTAGAGCGCGAAGATCCCGAAGCTCCGCGTCGAGATGTACTTGAGCAGCACCGAGATGGCGAGCCAGCCACTGATCCCGGAGGCGAGGATGCCGACGATGATCGGCAGCGTCACACCCTCGCGCACCGCCTCCGGCACCTTCAGCACCGCGGCGGCGGCGGTGATCGGCATCGACATCAGGAAGCTGAAGGTCGCGGCGCCGGTGCGATCGATGCCCAGCGCACGTCCCGCCGTCATCGTCGAGCCGCTGCGCGACACGCCGGGGATCAGCGCACAGACCTGGGCCAGCCCGATCAGCAGCGCGTCCGTCCAGCGGATGCCGCTCAGCGGGCGCTCCTGCTTCGCGAACCGGTCGGCGGCCCAGAGCAGCGTGCCCATGACGATCAGCGCCACGGCGGTCAGCCGCGGATCCCGGAACACGGTCTCGGCATACTCCTCGAGCAGCAGGCCGCCGATCGCACCGGGGATGGTGGCGATCACGATGAAGACGGCACGCCACTGGACCTCACCCTCCACGCGTCGTGTCCGCAGGATCTCGATGCCGGCCCTGCAGAGGGCGATCCACTCGGCGCGGAAGTACCAGAGCACGGCGGCCAGGGTGCCGAGATGCAGTGCGACGTCGAAGGCGAGTCCGGGATCCTGCCAGCCGAAGATGACCGGCGCGAGGCTGAGGTGTGCGGACGAGCTGATCGGGAGGAACTCCGCGAGGCCCTGCAGGATGCCGAGGACGAGTGCTTGGAAGACGTTCATTGGGAAGACTGGAGGACGCCGGGTGATGCCGCAGCGTGCGGCACCCGGGGAAGACTAGCGGCCCACGGGAGAGGGCACTCGTTCAGGCCCCACCCGCGTTGGCGCGCCGGCGGGACGCGGCGACGGCCAGAGCATCCTCGTAGGTGGCCTCGTACTGGCCGATGATGCGATCCTCGCTGAACCGGGCCCTCGCGTCGGCCGCCGCCGCCGCGCTCATCCGCGCCCAGCGCGAGTCGTCCCGGAGGATGTCGATGGCGGCGGCACCCATCGCCGCGGTGTCGCCGACCGGCCTGAGGGCGCCGGTCACCCCATCCTGGATGACTTCCGGGATGCCGCCCGCCCCGGAGGCCACCACCGGCACCCCGCACGCCAGCGCCTCGAGCGCCGAGAGGCCGAACGACTCGTTCTCCGACGGCAGCAGGAACAGGTCCGCGCCGGCGAGCAGCGGCGCGACGGTGTCGATGCGTCCGAGAAACTGGACGCGGTCGGCGATGCCGAGGGCGCGTGCCTCGTCCTGCGCCAGCCCGCGATCGGGGCCGTCGCCGACCATCACCAGCGTGGCCGGCATGGCGTCCGCCACGTGCGCGAAGGTGCGCACCACGTCCACCGTGCGCTTCACCGGGCGGAAGTTGCTGATGTGCATCAGCACCTTGCCCGGCGCCGCGGCCAGGCCCCCGAGCGCCCCGGGGTACCGCGCGCGGTCGTAGACCACCGGGTCGATGAAGTTGTGGATGACCTCCACCGCGCAGCCGGCGCAGCCGAAGGCGTCGACCGTCTCACGCTGCAGGTCCTTCGAGACGGCCGTGATGCGATCGGACTTCTCGATCGAGAACTTCGTGATGGCCCAGTACGACGGGTCCTGGCCGACGATGGTGATGTCGGTGCCGTGCAGCGTGGTCACGAGCGCCACGTCGTCGCCGGTCTCGCGCAGCATCTCGCGCGCGATCCAGGCGCTGGTGGCGTGGGGAATGGCATAGTGGCAGTGCAGCACGTCCAGGTGCGCCGAGCGCACCACCTCGTGCATGCGGACCGCCAGGGCCAGGTCGTACGGCGGGTACTCGAAGAGCGGGTACCGGCCCACGTCCACCTCGTGGAAGAAGACCCGCGGCAGGAACGCCGGCAGCCGGAAGGGCTGCGCATAGGTGATGAAGTGCACCTCGTGCCCGCGGGCGGCGAGCGCGATGCCAAGCTCGGTGGCCATCGCCCCGGAGCCGCCGTACGTGGGATAACAGGTGATGCCGATCTTCACGGGTGCTCCGGGCGTGAAACGGATTCCAGCCACAACATGGCGCGGCCGATCGCATCCGGCGCTCC encodes the following:
- the bshA gene encoding N-acetyl-alpha-D-glucosaminyl L-malate synthase BshA, with translation MKIGITCYPTYGGSGAMATELGIALAARGHEVHFITYAQPFRLPAFLPRVFFHEVDVGRYPLFEYPPYDLALAVRMHEVVRSAHLDVLHCHYAIPHATSAWIAREMLRETGDDVALVTTLHGTDITIVGQDPSYWAITKFSIEKSDRITAVSKDLQRETVDAFGCAGCAVEVIHNFIDPVVYDRARYPGALGGLAAAPGKVLMHISNFRPVKRTVDVVRTFAHVADAMPATLVMVGDGPDRGLAQDEARALGIADRVQFLGRIDTVAPLLAGADLFLLPSENESFGLSALEALACGVPVVASGAGGIPEVIQDGVTGALRPVGDTAAMGAAAIDILRDDSRWARMSAAAAADARARFSEDRIIGQYEATYEDALAVAASRRRANAGGA
- a CDS encoding biotin--[acetyl-CoA-carboxylase] ligase, which codes for MPVPASLASYDGVACDVILGRSGATSLLVVDRCRSTMDLCHALAADGAPHGSVVVAGAQAAGRGRSGKAWVSGEAAGVWASVLLRRSDGAPPGVLPLRVGIALADGLERLADVRIGLKWPNDLFAGGGKLAGVLTEARWRGDSLEWMVVGVGVNVTAPTPHGDGLVTASLGPQVTRADVLVAVVRAVLGAAARDGALDAAELATYAARDVATGRRVSSPLAGVVAGITPSGGLRVHDGAGESVAVAGSLVFVDNTEG
- the uppP gene encoding undecaprenyl-diphosphatase UppP, with translation MNVFQALVLGILQGLAEFLPISSSAHLSLAPVIFGWQDPGLAFDVALHLGTLAAVLWYFRAEWIALCRAGIEILRTRRVEGEVQWRAVFIVIATIPGAIGGLLLEEYAETVFRDPRLTAVALIVMGTLLWAADRFAKQERPLSGIRWTDALLIGLAQVCALIPGVSRSGSTMTAGRALGIDRTGAATFSFLMSMPITAAAAVLKVPEAVREGVTLPIIVGILASGISGWLAISVLLKYISTRSFGIFALYRWVLGIGVLVLLYSRNG